Within the Candidatus Methylomirabilota bacterium genome, the region TGGTTCTGGATCGGCGGCCACGCCGACTACGACCGGCTGCTCGGCTGAGGGCGGGAAATGCGATATTGGAGGTAGAATCGCTGCATGCCCATCGACACGCGCCATCCGAGGGAGATCCGGCAGGACATCCGGCGGGGCAAGCTGACGGGCATCACGGCGGGCCTCGGGCAGAACTTCGTCCAGGCGAACCTCGCCGTGCTCCCGAAGGACCTGGCCTACGACTTCCTGCTCTTCTGCCAGCGGAACCCGCGCCCGTGCCCGCTCCTGGAGGTGACCGACGTCGGCTCCGCGGAGCCCGTGGGTGTCGCCCGGGGCGCCGACCTGCGCACGGACATCTCGAAGTACCGCATCTACAAGGACGGCGTCCTCGCCGACGAGGTGACGGACGCGACGCCCTACTGGCGGGACGACCTCGTCGCGTTCCTCCTCGGCTGCTCGTTCACGTTCGAGTGGGCGCTGCTCGACGCCGGGATCCGGCTCTGGCACGTCGAGCAGGGGAAGAACGTCGCGATGTGGCGCACGTCCGTCCAGTGCCGCCCGGCGGGCGTGTTCCACGGGCCCATGGTCGTCTCGATGCGCCCGATCGCTCCCGCCGACCTCGCCAAGACGGTGACCGCGAGCGCCCGGTTCCCCGGCGCCCACGGCGCGCCGGTCCACATCGGCGACCCCGCGGTCATCGGCATCAAGGACATCGCGCGTCCCGAGTGGGGCGACGCGCAGGAGTTCAGGCCGGGCGACGTGCCGGTGTTCTGGGCGTGCGGCGTCACGCCCCAGGCCGTCGCGCTCGCCTCGAAGCCCTCGTTCATGATCACGCACAGCCCGGGGCACATGTTCATCACCGATCTGCCGAACTCCGCCCTCGCGGCGCTCTAGGCCGTTGCGGTTCCAGCCGGCCGGTGACCTCGCCGTTTCGATCGAGCTCGGCGAGGAGATCAGCGTCGAGGTGAACACGCGGGTGCGCGCCCTCGAGTACCTGATCCAGCAGAAGGCCCTCCCGGGCGTCGTCGAGATGGTCCCGAGCTTCCGCGCGCTGCTCGTCTACTACGACCCGCGCCAGGTCGGCTACGACGAGCTCTGCGCGCGGATCACCGAGCTCGCCCCGCAGGCCACGACCGCGGCCCTGCCGCCCTCGCGGGCGATCGAGCTGCCGTGCTGCTACGCGGACCCCGAGCTCGGCCTCGACCTCGAGGCGGCGGCGGAGCGGCTCGGGCTGCCGCCCGGCGAGCTCGTGAGGCTCCACAGCGGGGCCGAGTACGTCGTCTACTTCATCGGCTTCACGCCCGGGCTCCCGTACATGACGGGCATGCCCGAGCGCATCCACCTCCCGCGCCTCGACACGCCGCGCACGAAGACGCCCCCCGGCAGCGTGGCGATCGGCGGCACGCAATGCTGCATCTACTCCGTGGATAGCCCGGGCGGATTCTGGGTCCTCGGCCGCACGCCGCTCCGGCTCTACGATCCCGACGCGAGCGAGCCGACCCTGCTGCGTCCGGGCGACCGCGTGCGCTTCCGCCCGATCGACCGCGTCGAGTACGATCGGATCCTGGCCCGCGTCGAGGCGCGCGCCTACGCGCCGGTGATCGCGTGATCCGGATCCTCGACCCGGGGCCGCAGACGACCGTGCAGGACCTCGGGCGGGCGGGGCAGCTCCGCTACGGGATCCCGCCCTCCGGGCCCGTGGACCGCTTCGCGTTCGTCCTCGCGAACCGGCTCGTCGGGAACCCCGACGGCGCCGCCGCGCTCGAGTGCACGCTCGCGGGTCCGCGCTTCGAGGTGCAGACGCCACGCGCGATCGCCGTCACCGGCGCCGACATGCAGCTCACGGTGAATGGCCGCGAGGCGCCGCGCTGGGCCACGGTCGCGCTGAAGCCCGGCGACGTGGTGCGGCTCGGCCCGGCGCGCTCGGGCGTGCGCGGCTACATCGCGTTCTCGGGCGGGCTCGACGTGCCGCCCGTGCTCGGCTCGCGCGCGACGTACCTGCGTGGGCGTCTCGGGGGCCTGGAGGGTCGCGCGCTCCGGAAAGACGACCAGCTCCGCCTCGGCCCGGTGCCGCCGCCGCCGGCGCGGCGCGTGGCGTCGCGTGCGGTGCCGGAGTACGGCGGCGAGCCCACGCTGCGCGTGGTGCTCGGTCCGCAGGCCGACCGCTTCACCAAGGAGGGCATCGGCGCCCTCCTCGGGAGCTCGTACGAGATGCTGCCGCAGTCCGACAGGATGGGCGCGCGCCTGCGCGGCCCGCGCATCCCGCACACCCGCGGCCACGACATCATCTCCGACGGGATCGCGCTCGGCTCGATCCAGGTGCCCGGGGACGGCCAGCCGATCGTGCTGCTCGTGGATCGGCAGTCCACGGGCGGCTACACGAAGGTGGCGACCGTCTGCTCGTTCGATATCGGCCGCATCGGCCAGGTCAAGCCCGGCCAGTCCGTGCGGTTCCGCGCCGTCACCGTGGAAGAGGCGCACGGGCTGCTGCGCCAGTGGGACGCATCCCTCGAGGGAGCGCTGAGAGAGGAGACCGCATGAGCGTCGACAAGGAGCTTGCAGAGTACACCGCGAAGACGGCCCGCTCGCGCGCGCTGCACGACGACGCGCTGGCGGTCATGCCCGGCGGCAACAGCCGGACGACCACGTTCTTCGACCCGTACCCGTTCTACATCCAGCGCGGGCAGGGCGCCCACATCTGGGACGTCGACGGCACCGACCGCCTCGACTTCAACGGCAACTACACGAGCCTGATCCTGGGCCACGCCCACCCGGACGTGGTGAAGGCGGTCCAGCAGGCGGCCGAGCAGGGCCTCTCGTTCCCGGGCCCGACGGAGCACGAGATCCGTCTCGCCGAGGCGCTCAAGCGCCGGGTGCCGTCGGTCGAGAGCCTCCGCTTCACGAACTCCGGGACCGAGGCGACGATGAACGCGGTGCGGCTCGCGCGCGCCTTCACCGGCCGGCACAAGATCGCCAAGTT harbors:
- a CDS encoding biotin-dependent carboxyltransferase family protein, which codes for MIRILDPGPQTTVQDLGRAGQLRYGIPPSGPVDRFAFVLANRLVGNPDGAAALECTLAGPRFEVQTPRAIAVTGADMQLTVNGREAPRWATVALKPGDVVRLGPARSGVRGYIAFSGGLDVPPVLGSRATYLRGRLGGLEGRALRKDDQLRLGPVPPPPARRVASRAVPEYGGEPTLRVVLGPQADRFTKEGIGALLGSSYEMLPQSDRMGARLRGPRIPHTRGHDIISDGIALGSIQVPGDGQPIVLLVDRQSTGGYTKVATVCSFDIGRIGQVKPGQSVRFRAVTVEEAHGLLRQWDASLEGALREETA
- the pxpB gene encoding 5-oxoprolinase subunit PxpB, with product MRFQPAGDLAVSIELGEEISVEVNTRVRALEYLIQQKALPGVVEMVPSFRALLVYYDPRQVGYDELCARITELAPQATTAALPPSRAIELPCCYADPELGLDLEAAAERLGLPPGELVRLHSGAEYVVYFIGFTPGLPYMTGMPERIHLPRLDTPRTKTPPGSVAIGGTQCCIYSVDSPGGFWVLGRTPLRLYDPDASEPTLLRPGDRVRFRPIDRVEYDRILARVEARAYAPVIA
- a CDS encoding putative hydro-lyase, whose amino-acid sequence is MPIDTRHPREIRQDIRRGKLTGITAGLGQNFVQANLAVLPKDLAYDFLLFCQRNPRPCPLLEVTDVGSAEPVGVARGADLRTDISKYRIYKDGVLADEVTDATPYWRDDLVAFLLGCSFTFEWALLDAGIRLWHVEQGKNVAMWRTSVQCRPAGVFHGPMVVSMRPIAPADLAKTVTASARFPGAHGAPVHIGDPAVIGIKDIARPEWGDAQEFRPGDVPVFWACGVTPQAVALASKPSFMITHSPGHMFITDLPNSALAAL